One Setaria italica strain Yugu1 chromosome II, Setaria_italica_v2.0, whole genome shotgun sequence DNA segment encodes these proteins:
- the LOC101756969 gene encoding cytochrome P450 76M5, with translation MPVPAASLPLPPGPVGLPLVGSALHFIGPFSRSPHAVLTRLAETYGPIMSFRPGMAGNFVVVSSPAAAREALVDNDAALAARFVPDVARALDHSSESLFFLPNSSPLWKQHRATVGAHMSAARSLERTRHVRDRHARGLAKSMRARSGTPVVVGEAVLGSVLDVVSNILFSEDVGDMRVQGGQLFKDLMVAVLEDWTRPNVSDAFPFLAPTDLFGSRRRVSRGLAKLYKFFDDEFIERRLGANGENHGDLLDVVLARHTMSELTRSEITKFFTDMFLATSNTSRITVEWAMALLLKHPDKMKKVQAELAASIRSKEFVEESELNKLPYLDAVVKETLRLQPPAPLLPRMVVVDGMSLGGFSVPIGTYVLVNLWAIGRDPAVWPKPEEFLPERFLGNQAADFRGLDFAYKPFGAGRRMCPGLDFATRLVPLLLASILHKIEWRLPGGMAPNKYVDLKDRYSMVLELAKPLNAVPVSMP, from the exons ATGCCTGTTCCCGCTGCATCTCTTCCGTTGCCCCCTGGCCCCGTCGGGCTCCCTCTCGTCGGGAGCGCCCTCCACTTCATCGGGCCGTTCAGCCGCAGCCCGCACGCCGTGCTCACCCGCCTCGCCGAGACCTACGGGCCCATCATGTCCTTCCGCCCGGGCATGGCCGGGAACTTCGTGGTGGTGTcgtccccggccgcggcgcgggaaGCCCTCGTCGACAACGACGCGGCGCTGGCGGCCCGGTTCGTGCCCGACGTGGCGCGCGCCCTGGACCACAGCTCGGagtccctcttcttcctccccaacTCCAGCCCTCTGTGGAAGCAGCACCGCGCCACGGTCGGCGCCCACATGTCCGCCGCCCGGAGCCTCGAGAGGACCCGGCACGTCAGGGATCGCCACGCCCGCGGCCTCGCCAAGAGCATGAGGGCGCGCTCCGGCACGCCGGTCGTGGTCGGGGAGGCCGTGCTCGGCAGCGTGCTCGACGTCGTGTCCAACATCCTCTTCTCCGAGGACGTGGGGGACATGCGCGTGCAGGGTGGGCAGCTGTTCAAGGACCTCATGGTGGCGGTGCTTGAGGACTGGACCAGACCCAACGTCTCCGACGCATTCCCCTTCCTCGCGCCAACCGACCTTTTCGGCTCGCGTCGCCGTGTCTCGAGAGGCCTGGCCAAACTATACAAGTTCTTTGACGACGAGTTCATTGAACGTCGGTTAGGCGCCAATGGCGAGAACCATGGCGACTTGTTGGACGTAGTCCTCGCGCGGCATACCATGTCGGAGCTCACGCGTTCTGAGATCACAAAATTCTTCACA GATATGTTTCTTGCCACGAGCAACACAAGCAGGATCACCGTAGAGTGGGCTATGGCGCTGCTGCTCAAGCACCCAGATAAGATGAAGAAGGTCCAAGCTGAGCTCGCGGCAAGCATAAGATCCAAAGAATTCGTCGAAGAGAGCGAATTGAACAAGCTCCCCTACCTCGACGCCGTGGTAAAGGAGACCCTGCGGTTGCAACCGCCGGCGCCGTTGTTACCCCGAATGGTGGTTGTGGATGGCATGTCACTAGGTGGATTCTCCGTGCCGATCGGCACATACGTTCTCGTCAATTTATGGGCCATTGGGAGGGATCCAGCGGTATGGCCTAAGCCGGAAGAGTTCTTGCCTGAAAGGTTTCTAGGCAACCAAGCGGCAGACTTCCGGGGCTTGGACTTCGCCTACAAGCCATTTGGGGCGGGGCGAAGGATGTGCCCTGGATTGGACTTTGCCACACGCTTGGTGCCACTGTTGTTGGCCTCAATCCTGCACAAGATCGAATGGAGGCTGCCCGGCGGGATGGCGCCCAATAAGTACGTGGACCTTAAAGATCGTTATAGCATGGTGCTGGAGCTCGCCAAGCCCCTCAACGCCGTGCCGGTGTCCATGCCATGA